A stretch of Desulfobacter hydrogenophilus DNA encodes these proteins:
- a CDS encoding PAS domain S-box protein, with the protein MERTDSSQVVAIVLEDWPLQYSIDKETGQPEGFAIDILDKVAELSDMDIHYINVQTWAEANRQAEKFETIIFPNCGISDERLKKYDFTTPYETASLGVFFRKTTPCVNSMAGLSGKKIGAVETNIGVDFIKKKINADVTLQVYPSLEEMIMALLSGTVDAIVYPSEHVLNVVRRSGLEGKIKNCFGPIMEVKRAIAITKGNPVLLEKLETGLQQLMTSDEFKIIYEKWFATPGSFWTAKRFLTFAGIFAGFVVLTGLWWRHRMIVKSDQVKTEIIARLKQVEKARARSEALHQNLIDTIPDLIWLKDLNGVYLSCNQMFEQFFGAKESEIIGRKDYDFIDKDLADFFRHYDNKALKLEKPSRNEEILTFASNGDTGIFETIRAPMYDNDGDLIGVFGIARDISKRKKVEYGLEKNKKRLMSAQRIGRLGNWEYDISTNRIWASEQAKRIYGFDPACDNFTLDEIEACIIEWERVHKALTDLIQYDKPYDIEFEINPANGDLPVRTIKSTAELLRDDNGQPRKVVGVIQDISKWKKAETEKNKLTNQLRQAQKMEAIGTLAGGIAHDFNNILAAIIGFCELAFYDVEDGSNIQNDLKEIYAAGHRAKDLVKQILAFSRQSGGEIVPVQVKSIMKEIVSLLKASIPSSIEIKPFIESKSFIKGNPTQIHQVILNLCTNAAYAMEKNGGVLMLSLKDVEIKAPLNVNPLYEIPPGKYLEIVVSDTGEGIMPDAMDSIFEPYFTTKPHDEGTGLGLALVHGIVYSCGGAVTVSSEVGKGSIFRVLFPIIEIKKPQLTDGIEELPTGTERILFVDDEISITRMVERALKQLGYSIMVQTSSLTALEIFQAGPDAFDMVITDTTMPKMSGEKLAMMLLKIRPELPIIICTGFSKNISKQKALNEGIRAFLDKPVNTTDLAKTIRKVFDEAKTNS; encoded by the coding sequence ATGGAAAGAACTGATTCATCCCAAGTCGTTGCCATTGTTTTAGAGGACTGGCCTTTACAATACTCAATAGACAAAGAAACAGGCCAGCCAGAGGGATTTGCAATAGACATCCTGGACAAGGTCGCTGAATTGAGCGACATGGATATCCATTACATCAATGTTCAAACCTGGGCCGAAGCAAATAGACAGGCTGAAAAATTTGAAACCATCATTTTCCCCAATTGCGGTATATCTGATGAACGGTTAAAAAAATATGATTTTACAACACCGTATGAAACCGCTTCACTGGGTGTTTTTTTTCGTAAAACAACCCCTTGTGTCAATTCTATGGCCGGACTTTCAGGTAAAAAAATAGGGGCAGTTGAAACAAATATAGGTGTTGATTTCATTAAAAAAAAGATCAATGCTGATGTAACGCTTCAGGTGTATCCATCGTTGGAAGAAATGATTATGGCACTGCTGTCAGGTACGGTGGATGCTATTGTCTATCCGTCGGAGCATGTGTTGAATGTTGTCAGAAGATCAGGACTTGAAGGTAAAATTAAAAATTGTTTCGGCCCGATCATGGAAGTCAAGCGGGCAATAGCCATAACAAAGGGAAATCCAGTTTTGCTTGAAAAACTCGAGACGGGTTTACAGCAGTTAATGACGTCAGATGAGTTTAAAATAATTTACGAAAAATGGTTTGCAACCCCCGGCTCTTTTTGGACCGCCAAACGCTTTTTGACATTCGCAGGAATTTTCGCAGGCTTCGTTGTTTTGACGGGTTTATGGTGGCGACATAGGATGATCGTAAAATCAGATCAAGTCAAAACAGAAATCATTGCCCGGTTAAAGCAGGTTGAAAAGGCAAGAGCCCGATCTGAGGCCCTTCATCAAAATTTGATCGATACAATTCCCGATTTAATCTGGCTGAAAGATTTAAATGGTGTGTATTTGAGTTGCAATCAAATGTTTGAACAGTTTTTTGGCGCCAAAGAATCTGAAATTATCGGCAGGAAAGATTATGATTTTATAGATAAAGATTTGGCTGATTTTTTCCGCCACTATGATAACAAGGCCTTAAAACTTGAAAAACCCAGCAGGAACGAGGAAATACTGACATTTGCTTCAAACGGCGACACCGGTATCTTTGAGACGATCAGAGCCCCTATGTATGACAACGACGGTGACCTTATAGGTGTCTTTGGGATTGCCCGGGACATCTCCAAACGAAAAAAGGTGGAATATGGGCTGGAAAAAAATAAAAAAAGGCTGATGAGTGCTCAGCGGATCGGCCGTCTGGGCAATTGGGAATATGATATTTCAACAAATCGGATTTGGGCGTCAGAACAGGCAAAACGGATTTATGGATTTGACCCGGCATGTGATAATTTTACACTTGATGAAATCGAGGCCTGCATTATCGAATGGGAACGGGTTCATAAAGCACTTACTGACCTGATACAATATGATAAGCCGTATGATATCGAATTTGAAATCAATCCTGCTAACGGTGATCTGCCTGTCAGGACCATCAAGTCTACTGCAGAACTTCTCAGGGATGATAATGGTCAACCAAGAAAAGTTGTCGGCGTTATTCAGGACATTTCAAAATGGAAAAAGGCAGAAACTGAAAAAAATAAGCTAACCAACCAACTGCGGCAGGCTCAGAAAATGGAAGCGATCGGAACTTTAGCCGGCGGCATTGCCCATGATTTTAATAATATCCTTGCAGCCATTATCGGTTTTTGTGAATTGGCGTTTTATGATGTTGAGGACGGCAGCAATATCCAAAATGACCTCAAAGAAATTTATGCGGCAGGGCATCGGGCAAAAGACCTGGTTAAGCAAATTCTTGCTTTTTCCAGGCAGTCAGGGGGAGAAATTGTCCCTGTCCAAGTGAAATCTATCATGAAGGAAATTGTATCTCTTTTAAAAGCATCAATCCCTTCTTCAATTGAAATTAAACCATTCATCGAGAGTAAATCCTTCATCAAGGGAAATCCGACTCAAATCCACCAGGTGATATTGAACCTGTGCACCAATGCCGCCTACGCCATGGAGAAAAACGGCGGGGTCTTGATGCTGTCACTTAAAGATGTTGAGATCAAAGCGCCCTTGAATGTGAACCCTCTGTATGAAATACCGCCTGGGAAATATTTGGAAATTGTAGTTTCCGATACCGGGGAGGGTATTATGCCCGATGCTATGGATTCAATTTTTGAACCGTATTTTACCACCAAACCCCATGACGAAGGAACCGGACTGGGCCTGGCATTGGTTCACGGCATTGTATACAGCTGCGGTGGGGCGGTAACCGTCTCAAGCGAGGTTGGCAAAGGCAGTATTTTCAGGGTGTTGTTTCCCATAATTGAGATCAAAAAACCCCAATTAACCGACGGTATCGAAGAACTGCCCACTGGTACCGAGCGTATTTTATTTGTCGATGATGAAATATCGATTACCCGAATGGTAGAACGTGCGCTCAAGCAATTGGGGTACTCGATTATGGTTCAAACAAGCAGCCTGACGGCATTGGAAATATTCCAGGCCGGTCCGGATGCGTTTGACATGGTCATTACAGACACGACCATGCCCAAAATGTCCGGGGAAAAG